In Methanococcus voltae, the sequence ATTATTAGTACTTTTTTAAATAGGTTATAAAATAATCTATATTACTTTATCCTACTATATTAAGTTTTATGAATAATTATTAAATAATTTAATAATTTATTAATTTAACAATAATCCAATGAAATAAAAATACATTGATAAATAAAATAAAATAGAAAAAAATAGAAAAAAAGAAAAAGAATAATATTAAACAATAAAATATCTTAATTTAGATGATATTATTTTAAAATATGTTAATTAAAATATGTTAATTAAAATATTTTATTACATTTTACCCGGAACTTCAATACCTAAAAGCTCCAATGAGTTTTCAATCACAATTTTAGTGGCATTAACGATTTTAATCCTTGAATTCTTAATATTTTCTGATTCTTTTAATATCGGACAATTGCCATAGAATTTATTAAATGATTGAGCTACATCAAGAACGTAGTTCGCTAATATTTGAGGTTTTCTAACTTCTGCGGATTTTTCAATAATTTCTGGAAGTTTAGATATCATTCTTACGAGAACTTTTTCGCTATCATTCATTTCATAGTTAAATTCAGATTCTAAATTATTTATATTGTCCATATTAGTCAAAACATCTAAATTATCCGAATTTGAAACATTTTCAAGAATTCTACAACAGCGGGCATGTGCATACTGTATAACAGGACATCCAACTTTTTCAAAGTCGAGAGCTTCGTCCCATCTAAATATCATAGGTTTTTCGGGGGAAATTCTAACAATGTTGTATCTTACCGCACCCACTGCTATTTTATTCGCTATTTCTTCGATTTCAGCTTCGTCAGTAGCTACATTTCTTTTAATAATTTCAGATTTTGCCCTAACTTTCGCTTCTTCAAGCAATTCGTCCATACTGATAAATGTTCCTCTTCTGGTACTCATAGAACCTTCTGGTAATGATATAAATTCGTAAAATACGATGTCTGCTTCATTGTATCCCAATAAGTCAAGGGTTTTATTTACCATAATGGCAGTTAATTTGTGGTCTGCACCAAGCAAGTTAACTGCTTTGTCACAGTTTTCCATTTTAGCAATGTGGTAAGCAATATCTCTTGTAGAGTACAAACTTGTACCGTTTAATCTTGCAAGAACCATTTTTTTCTCGATTCCATAGTCTGATAAGTCCAATCTGTAAACTTCATCTTTAACTACTTTTCCGGTTTCTTTTAATCTTGCTATTAAGCTTTTTACATCGCCATTTTTAACGAAACTACTTTCCCATACGAATTTATCGTGATAAATATTTAAATTTCCTAAAGTCTGTTTAAATCCATCGAGGGTATAATTTACAGCTTTTTCAAATTTACCCATTATTTCAGATTCTTTACCTTCTTTTTCGAAGATTTCACAATCACTTTCGTAGTTTCTCATTAAATCAAGTATTTCTTGATTTAAATCTTCATTTTCATTCAGTAATTTATTTGTTTCAACGTAAACTTCCCCAATTCCGTGGTCTTGCTTCTTATTTTCATTTAAATTAAATTTATCAAGACCATAAACCACGATAGCTTCTTGTCTACCCATATCATTTACATAATATTGTGTTTCAACGTCATAACCTGCATTTATTAATATTCTCTTTAAACTGTCCCCTATAACCATATTTCGACCGTGTCCAATATGGAAAGGACCATTAGGGTTTGCAGAAGTGTGTTCAAGTATAACTTTTTCGTTTTTAGTTTCCAATTTACCAAAAGATTCTTTTTCATCGGCAATATTTGATAAAACTTCTTTAGAAAATTCATTATAATCTACAAAGAAATTTATATATCCATTTAAAGCTTCTATTTTTTCAATTTTTAAAGCTTTTAAGTCATTTTCTTCAATTAATTGTGATACAATGTCTTCAGCAATCATTTTTGGAGCTTTTCGAAGTGGTTTAGCTAATCTGAAACATATGTTAGTTGAATAATCCCCCATATTTATGGAAGGCGGTTCATCCAATCTTATTTCGATTTCTTCGCCTGTTAAATTTTTTACTTTTTCATTTAAAATTTCTATAAGTTTGTTTTCAATTTCATTCGGCATAATTTCCCTCAATAATTGTACATAGTTATTATAATGGGTTAAAATTAATTTATCATAAAATTCTTTTAAAATTATCTTAAAAGTATCTTAAAATACATTTTAAGTACAAGATTATATGTTTATATATTTATAATATATAATTATTATCGATATTATAGATTTTCATCCTATAAAAATCAAATTATCGAATATCGAAGGTGAGATAATGCAAGTTAATTCAAATTTATTAAATGATGTCAAAACAGAAAAAAAGGAAATGACAAACATAGATATATGTGTGGCCGTCAAAGAGCTCCAAAACTTGATAAATGCTAAATTTGATAAGGCTTTTTTAGTAAATAACCAAGATGGTAGAGAATTAATTTTAAAAGTCCATAATACGGAAATGGGAACTCAAGAAATAGTAATCGGTGTTGGAAAGTACAAATACATCACAAAAACTGAGTATGACCGTCAAAAACCAAAGAATCCCCATTCCTTTGTAATGTTGTTAAGAAAAAATTTGAGAAATATAAAAATTACCAAAATTGAGCAGCATAATTTTGATAGAATTGTTAAAATAACTTTCGAATGGAATGAATTAAAATATACGCTCATTATAGAATTATTTAAAGATGGAAATGTAATATTATTAGATAAAGAAAATAAAATCGTTATGCCTTTACGTAATGAACGTTTTAGCGACCGTAAATTAATACCAAAAGAAGAATACAAATTCCCCGCTCAAAGGGACTTGGAACCTGCTAATTTAGAGTATGAAGTTGCTAAAAAAATCTTTAAAGATGAATTACAAAAAGATGAATTTAAAGATTTAGAAATGGTAAGGATTATATCAAGAATTTTTGGTTTAGCGGGCGTTTATGCAGAAGAAATTTGTAAAATAGCAAATATGGATAAAAATTTAAAAAATATAAATGAAGAACAAACAGAGCAATTATACGAAGGTATAAAAGAATTCTTCGACTTACTAACTAATTCAAAACCTTATGCAATAATTGTAGAAGAAAAAACGGAAAAAGAAGTAAAAGACAATGCTAAAAAGATAATTGACGTAAGCCCTATTGAATTAATTAGATATGAAGAAAGCAATTTAAAAGAAAAAGAAACAGAAAATTTAAATATATATAAAAAATATTATGAAAATTACTTAAATGCGTTAGATGAGTATTTTTCACAGTTTATACTTCAAAAAGATATTAAAAAGGAAGAAACAAAACTCGATAAGCTTATAAGAAAGCAAGAGAGAATCGTAAACAGCCAAATTGAAACAAAAGCTAAATATGAAAAGCAATCCGCTAAAAATCATCAAAAAGGCGATTTAATATATGCAAATTTCACAGAAATTGACGAAATTATAAATACAATCCGCTCAGCTCGTGAAAAAATGGAATGGAAGCAAATTAAGAAAATTGTTTCAGAAAATAAAGATAACCCAATACTCAGTAAAATTGAAAGTATCAACGAAAAGAACGCAGAATTAAATTTAAAGTTAATTGCGGAATATGGTGGAGAATTGGGTACGATAAAAGGAAATGTAGCTATAGACATAAGAGAATCCGCTTTTGAAAATGCTAATAGTTATTATACAAAGGCAAAGAAATTTAAAAATAAAGTAAGTGGGGTAATTGTAGCTTTAGAAATATCTCAAAAGAAATTGGAAAAAATAAGACAACAAACAGAGCTTGATGCTGAGCTTTTGAAACAAAAACAACAAAATATCAAGAAAAAAGAGAGAAGAGTACTAAAATGGTATGAAAAATTAAAATGGACTATTATAGATAATTATTTGATTATTGCGGGTAAAGATGCAACTACAAATGAAATTATCGTGAAAAAATATTTAGAAAAGAATGATGTCGTATTCCACACGTTAATGGAGGGTGCACCATTTACAGTTATTAAAAATACCTCCGAAGAAACGCCAAGTGAAGAAACATTATTGGAAGTGGCTAAATTTGCAGTTTCTCACTCTAAAGCTTGGAAATTGGGCTTAGGTAGTGCAGATGTTTATTGGGTATTGCCAGAACAAATTTCAAAGACTGCAGAAAGTGGAGAATTCCTTAAAAAAGGTGCTTTCGTGATAAGGGGTAAAAGAAACTTTATAAGGAGTGCACCGTTAGATTTAGGGGTGGGAATTGTTGAATATGACGGTGAAAAGAGAATTACCACAGCCCCATTAAAAACACTTGAAAATTCATTCGAAAAATATGAGTTAATTAAACCTGGAAAACTTAAAAAGAGTAATTTAGTAAAACAGCTTTTAGGTGAATTTAAGGATTATGAACTAATAGACGAAGATATATTTAGTACACTACCTCCAGGGGAAAGTGAATACGTTAATAGTAAAGATAAGCGATTACCTCGTAGGAAATAGACCAATATATTACTAAATTACTAAAAAATCAATTTTTTTATTTATTATTTTTATTTATTATTTTTATTTACTATATAATTCTTTTTTCATAATTATTCCGTCAAATTTGCCTTTATTACAGTTAAAAAACTCATTTATTCGATAAATTTCCTTAAATCCGTTGTGAGTATATAATTTTATTGCATTAGTCCAGTTTTCTGAAACTATCAGTATAATGGACTTTATATTATATTTTGAAATCATATTATCTATTAATGTATTAAATAATAAATTTCCATAGCCTTTATGTTGATGATTTTTTGAAATTGCAATGGACGAAATATATAGTTCTTTTCCATTATCGTTATGAAATTTGTTTATATTATGATTTAAATTAAATTTTTGGCAATATTCGGTATTTTCTTTAACATTTTCCCATAATTCAGACGTTATAAATCCAATTATATTTTTTTCATCTTTATTTTCATTATTATTAATATTATTACTATTATTACTATTATTACTATTATTATGCTCAAGTACTAAAAAACCATCTTTAAAAACATCTAATCGGTTAGAATATGTAATTTCTGTTTCTCGAACACCTTTATCGAAACTTTTAATTTCTAAGTTCATAATTTGGCTTATATCATTGATATTTGCAGTTCTAATAATTAAATCCTCTTCTACCATAGTACCCCATTTTTAACTTCAAATCAATTTATAATATATATTATGTATTATAATAATACAAATAGATAATTAAATAGCTGATTATTAAATTTAAACAATAAGACTATATAATTTGGGCTTTGGTGCTAATATGGGTAGTGATGTAAAACATAATTTATGCAATCGTAATTATGAAGAATTAATTTCAAAGATATTTGAAAATGTTAAAAATGATAAATTATTGGTTATGGGCGTAGGAAACGATTTAAAAGGGGACGATGGTTTCGGGGTGGAAGTAGTAAGATTTTTAAGACGGTATTATACTAAAAAATTGCAATTGCAAGATAAATTTTCAAGTGATATCGATAACGAAAATATATCTGAAAACGACTATATCGAAGTATTCAACGTCAATGATAAGTTAGTACTCTTAGATTCTGGAGTAGTTCCTGAAAACTTTACCGATTTAATTAAGAATGAAAATCCTTCTAAAATAATTATTGTAGATGCTGCATTGATGCACAAAGAATTTGGAACAGTTGACCTCGTTTATGAAAATCAACTCGCAACAGTTGGTTTTTCTACTCACGCATTACCCTTGTCTATATTAATTAAGTATATTAAATCAAATATTGATACAGACGTTTCAATAGTCGGATTTGAGCCTTATAATTTGGAATTTGGCAGTACGTTGTCTAAAGAAGCAGACCTTATATTACAAGAGTTCTCAAAGCAATTAGTTTCAAAAATAGATGATTTTTTAAATTTTTAAATTGAATTTAATATTATTATTATTATTATTATTATTATTATTACTATTATTATTATTATTATTATTACTATTATTATTTTATTTTAAAAAAGTAAAAAAGAAATTTGTATTCATATTACTTATTAGTTTATTTGAATAAATTTCCAAGGCATTTCTTCTTCATCATATTCACAAAGGTATACATCCTTGTCTACTGCTTTTATAAGTTCATTAACATTATTTACAGATTTTAAAGCTTCCGAAATCTCAAAATCGCCCCTACACAATATAGTTTGTGCAATCATTGAATTAAAATTCTCATAATCCACACTTACCTTATATTTTTTAAGTTCCTTTTCAATGGTTTTTATCTTCTTTTTGCCACCTATATCAAAAGGATGGGACTCAAAAGGTGTATGAGGCTTTGGAATCATTGGATTTATACTTACATCCACTTTACGGACTTTTTCTTTAATCTCCTTTGTTAAATTGATAATATCCTCAATATCTTCTTTTGTTTCGCCCTTAAAACCTACCATATAATATAATTTTACAGTATTAATTCCAAACTTCTTGGAAATATCCACTGCATTTAAAATATCCTCTTTACTGACGTCTTTACATATCGTATCCCTCATACGCTGACTACCTGCTTCGGGGGCGATTGTAAGGGATTTTAATTGTAAAATTTCGAGTAATTCATCTGTAAGCGTATCTGCCCTAAGAGATGAAGGTGAAATTTTAACATCTTTATCTTTTATATATTGACATAATTCTAAAACGTGTTTATAATCGCTTACTGAGGGTGCTATGAGAGCTACCTTATCAGCGTCAGTCTGTTTTAACCCTTCGTCGATTAAATATTTCAAATCATCGAGTTTTCTATACCTTGGCGGGTGATATATACATTTTGCCATACAAAACTTACATCTTCGTGGGCAACCCCTGCCTATTTCAAGTAAAAAGGCTTTTCCATAAGCTCCATCTTTATGTGTTATTTGTTCAATAGGATAATCATCTAAACCTAATTTTTTGGGATAAATTCTCTTTATAGTATTTTCTTTTTTTATTTTATCAATGATTCGGGATAATTCAATATAATATTCTTCGTCTAAAATTTCGTTATCGTTGGTATTATTATTATTATTATTATTATTATTATTACTATTACTATTATTATTCTTACCATTTGTATTGGCATATAATTTTGAATGTTCAAAAAGGTCTATAATATCGGAAGAAATCAGTATGCCAGACTTTTGCTCTTTTGAATAATATTTATCTTTTAAATCATCATTGTTTAATGTAATGAGGTCGTACATTACATCACTACCTTCAATCTCCCCGATTACAAAATAATCAAAGAAATATAAGAGTGGTATCGGATTAGCAATAGCACAAGGACCTCCTGCTATAAATTTAGCATTAGGATTAGTCTTTTTTAATTCATTGATTATTCTTATTGCATTGAAATAATCATTTTCATATTGTAATGTTATTATTATTGCATCGGAATTCTTTACAATGTTGTAATTTTCTATAAAATAGACCCCCGTATGAATATTATCATATTTGCGGAGATTTTCATTTAAAACATGAGTAGCAAGGCAAGCTATACCCCCTTTAAACTTATTGGGGTAGATTATTCCGACTTTATAGTTAAAATTTTGCATATTATCCCTTTAAATTTCCATTTAGTTATGAGCGATTTGTTATATAATTTGTTATATAATATCTATTTAGGTATTAATTAGTTTAATTATTTATATAATAATTGCATAGTATAAATACTGAAAAATATAATATATTAAAAATTTCATAATTATTTGCATTAAAATGAGATATGTAATATAAGTCAAATAATTAAATAAGTTAGATAAATTAGATAAATTAGATAAGTTATGTAAGTTAAATGATTTAAATGATTTAAATGATATATATGGAAAATAAAACAAAAAATAACGTCGAAAAAAGTATTAATTTAAATAAATTATCTCCTGAACTAAAATTTGCTAAAAAAACAAAAGAATTAGAAGAATTTGGGGCAAAACCTTACAATAAGTACGCAGAATGTGAATTGTGTCTACACAATAGTGAAACACGTCCTATGTATGAATATAATGGCAAAAAACTATGTATTGAGTGCATAAATTCCTTAAGATTCCCTCGAAATTTTGAAAAAATGAGCAAAGAACTTTTTGACCATTTGAAAGCTCAAAAACAAAAAAATAATAAATATGATTGCATTTTAGGATTTTCTGGAGGCAAAGATAGCGTAGTAGCTTTATACCTCCTTATAAATGATTTAAAGATGAAACCATTATGTATAACTGTTGATAACGGATATATGGCTGAGGAATCAATGGAAAACTGTAAAAACATTGCAAAATACTTTAAAGTTGACTGGATTGTTTTAAATAGGGATTATACAAAGTTTTTCAATAAAATGATAAGTAGGGGCGAATCACCTTGTAGGATATGCTCAGACATGAATATGCACGAATTATGGCATTTTGCACGGCAAACAAACATTGATACAATAGTTACAGGTCATGAATTGCCATTTGGAACGACTGCGTTGCGAAATATGAAAAAAGATATTACTTTAGCAAGATTATTGGTAGGATATAAGTTATCTGAAAAAGAGAGATATGAAATATTAGATAAATTACCTTGGAAAAAGCCAGATTTGGCAGGTTATACCACCAATTGTTTAATATTAGGATATGCTTTGCAAGAATTTTATAAAAAGCACCATATTAGCTTTGAATATGACAGAGTTTCTGCAATGATACGATATGGGTTAATGACAAAAGAAGAAGCTCGTTCTTCATTAGTATGTCCCAAAATTCCTGAGGAAATGATTACTGAACTTAAAAAAAGGGGTTTAGATATTAAATAACCCATAATAAAAAGAAAACTACAATATATAATTATAAAAATTATAGAACCTATAAAAATTATAAAAAAGAAAATAATACAGTAAACCAAACTGATTAGATGATTCTATGACAACTATAAAGTATAAAATGGGTTTTAATTCTTCAAAAATCGTTGTAGATAGCTTGAAAATTGATGATGTAGACGAAGGATTAATTATAACCACCAAATTTGAAGAATTAAATGATAAAAATTTAACGACAATGGAAAATAATGGAAAATTAGTATTTTCAGTCCAGACTAATTCTATTGGTTCTTTAAAAAATATAATTGATGATTTTTTTGTAAATTATGAAATGGCAGAAAAAATTCAAAAAATGAATTACAAATAATTAAAGAATTTAAAGACAATGAATTTATAAAACTTATAAAAATTATAATATGATAAAAATAAAGGACAATAGAGCGGATTTATTATGAAATTTAATTTTGAATCAATCAAAATATTTTTAAAATCTTTTATTGAAGAATTTGATAAAAGATATGTGGTAAGAGGGCTTATAGATGGTTCTTTATCCACTTTG encodes:
- a CDS encoding B12-binding domain-containing radical SAM protein; this translates as MQNFNYKVGIIYPNKFKGGIACLATHVLNENLRKYDNIHTGVYFIENYNIVKNSDAIIITLQYENDYFNAIRIINELKKTNPNAKFIAGGPCAIANPIPLLYFFDYFVIGEIEGSDVMYDLITLNNDDLKDKYYSKEQKSGILISSDIIDLFEHSKLYANTNGKNNNSNSNNNNNNNNNNTNDNEILDEEYYIELSRIIDKIKKENTIKRIYPKKLGLDDYPIEQITHKDGAYGKAFLLEIGRGCPRRCKFCMAKCIYHPPRYRKLDDLKYLIDEGLKQTDADKVALIAPSVSDYKHVLELCQYIKDKDVKISPSSLRADTLTDELLEILQLKSLTIAPEAGSQRMRDTICKDVSKEDILNAVDISKKFGINTVKLYYMVGFKGETKEDIEDIINLTKEIKEKVRKVDVSINPMIPKPHTPFESHPFDIGGKKKIKTIEKELKKYKVSVDYENFNSMIAQTILCRGDFEISEALKSVNNVNELIKAVDKDVYLCEYDEEEMPWKFIQIN
- a CDS encoding GNAT family N-acetyltransferase, encoding MVEEDLIIRTANINDISQIMNLEIKSFDKGVRETEITYSNRLDVFKDGFLVLEHNNSNNSNNSNNINNNENKDEKNIIGFITSELWENVKENTEYCQKFNLNHNINKFHNDNGKELYISSIAISKNHQHKGYGNLLFNTLIDNMISKYNIKSIILIVSENWTNAIKLYTHNGFKEIYRINEFFNCNKGKFDGIIMKKELYSK
- the rqcH gene encoding ribosome rescue protein RqcH, producing MQVNSNLLNDVKTEKKEMTNIDICVAVKELQNLINAKFDKAFLVNNQDGRELILKVHNTEMGTQEIVIGVGKYKYITKTEYDRQKPKNPHSFVMLLRKNLRNIKITKIEQHNFDRIVKITFEWNELKYTLIIELFKDGNVILLDKENKIVMPLRNERFSDRKLIPKEEYKFPAQRDLEPANLEYEVAKKIFKDELQKDEFKDLEMVRIISRIFGLAGVYAEEICKIANMDKNLKNINEEQTEQLYEGIKEFFDLLTNSKPYAIIVEEKTEKEVKDNAKKIIDVSPIELIRYEESNLKEKETENLNIYKKYYENYLNALDEYFSQFILQKDIKKEETKLDKLIRKQERIVNSQIETKAKYEKQSAKNHQKGDLIYANFTEIDEIINTIRSAREKMEWKQIKKIVSENKDNPILSKIESINEKNAELNLKLIAEYGGELGTIKGNVAIDIRESAFENANSYYTKAKKFKNKVSGVIVALEISQKKLEKIRQQTELDAELLKQKQQNIKKKERRVLKWYEKLKWTIIDNYLIIAGKDATTNEIIVKKYLEKNDVVFHTLMEGAPFTVIKNTSEETPSEETLLEVAKFAVSHSKAWKLGLGSADVYWVLPEQISKTAESGEFLKKGAFVIRGKRNFIRSAPLDLGVGIVEYDGEKRITTAPLKTLENSFEKYELIKPGKLKKSNLVKQLLGEFKDYELIDEDIFSTLPPGESEYVNSKDKRLPRRK
- a CDS encoding KEOPS complex subunit Pcc1, translated to MTTIKYKMGFNSSKIVVDSLKIDDVDEGLIITTKFEELNDKNLTTMENNGKLVFSVQTNSIGSLKNIIDDFFVNYEMAEKIQKMNYK
- the hycI gene encoding hydrogenase maturation peptidase HycI, which codes for MGSDVKHNLCNRNYEELISKIFENVKNDKLLVMGVGNDLKGDDGFGVEVVRFLRRYYTKKLQLQDKFSSDIDNENISENDYIEVFNVNDKLVLLDSGVVPENFTDLIKNENPSKIIIVDAALMHKEFGTVDLVYENQLATVGFSTHALPLSILIKYIKSNIDTDVSIVGFEPYNLEFGSTLSKEADLILQEFSKQLVSKIDDFLNF
- the argS gene encoding arginine--tRNA ligase, coding for MPNEIENKLIEILNEKVKNLTGEEIEIRLDEPPSINMGDYSTNICFRLAKPLRKAPKMIAEDIVSQLIEENDLKALKIEKIEALNGYINFFVDYNEFSKEVLSNIADEKESFGKLETKNEKVILEHTSANPNGPFHIGHGRNMVIGDSLKRILINAGYDVETQYYVNDMGRQEAIVVYGLDKFNLNENKKQDHGIGEVYVETNKLLNENEDLNQEILDLMRNYESDCEIFEKEGKESEIMGKFEKAVNYTLDGFKQTLGNLNIYHDKFVWESSFVKNGDVKSLIARLKETGKVVKDEVYRLDLSDYGIEKKMVLARLNGTSLYSTRDIAYHIAKMENCDKAVNLLGADHKLTAIMVNKTLDLLGYNEADIVFYEFISLPEGSMSTRRGTFISMDELLEEAKVRAKSEIIKRNVATDEAEIEEIANKIAVGAVRYNIVRISPEKPMIFRWDEALDFEKVGCPVIQYAHARCCRILENVSNSDNLDVLTNMDNINNLESEFNYEMNDSEKVLVRMISKLPEIIEKSAEVRKPQILANYVLDVAQSFNKFYGNCPILKESENIKNSRIKIVNATKIVIENSLELLGIEVPGKM